The Erythrobacter sp. F6033 genome window below encodes:
- a CDS encoding flagellar protein FliS, whose protein sequence is MQMLSSKPDAAYRRVDLDARIEASSNGELTRICLEEAVSALSQASLALERSANSPPTESIGRAHSIAIWLVRSVSPDNPMRGQLMQFYGGLAATIGSNLVRPDLVQIRQARDDFRDLLDAAQQAPARAA, encoded by the coding sequence ATGCAGATGCTTTCATCCAAACCCGATGCCGCTTACCGGCGTGTTGATCTGGACGCGAGGATCGAGGCATCGTCAAACGGCGAACTTACCCGCATATGCCTTGAAGAGGCGGTCAGCGCCCTGAGTCAGGCGTCGCTCGCGCTGGAGCGTTCCGCTAATTCGCCTCCTACAGAGAGCATTGGCCGGGCGCATAGTATCGCAATTTGGCTCGTGCGGTCTGTTTCGCCGGACAATCCGATGCGCGGCCAATTGATGCAATTTTATGGCGGTCTTGCGGCGACGATTGGCAGCAATCTGGTGCGACCCGATCTTGTTCAAATTCGTCAGGCGCGCGATGATTTTCGCGACCTTCTAGACGCTGCTCAACAGGCTCCGGCTAGGGCCGCATAG
- the fliD gene encoding flagellar filament capping protein FliD has protein sequence MNFIQLAEDISDATYSFQRDNLAARNSALEARISAASLLRNSLTQLASALGDRVRNGDLSPQASISDASVATVASAAGTSPKGSYTLEVSQLAQSQTLVSQSYTSADDLVGEGSLTIRFGAVDGASFTEDTAQTALNIAVDASDTLETLAAKISGESGGDLNAYVAQGTGGAQLVIKGRDGADNGFVLEPTSSAASPTQTPGDLSYLGWTPATDAGELRQTSQDAIFELDTVAMRSASNSVTGLPEGMTLELSGTNVGAPANIAFSNDSAAITTVMADFVAALNDLTGQLNEVAAAQGGALGNDPGARELKRDLARLTSEIVMPSAAEGEPNTLSDLGLSLSRDGTFRLDTDRLNETLVASPEGAAAMFTNGPFGVFATMDNLARANTVTGDPGSLGGSVSRYEDQIERNDSRLERIAEQQDGLRERLTRNLVSAERQISASQSTLGFLQQQIEIWNSSN, from the coding sequence GTGAATTTCATCCAACTGGCCGAGGATATCTCCGATGCGACCTATTCGTTCCAACGCGATAACTTGGCCGCGCGCAATAGCGCTCTTGAAGCGCGCATTTCCGCGGCTTCCCTGTTGCGCAACTCGCTCACACAGCTTGCATCCGCTTTGGGTGACCGGGTCCGCAATGGCGATCTTTCGCCTCAAGCCAGCATCAGCGACGCTTCGGTTGCTACTGTCGCCTCCGCTGCCGGAACCAGCCCCAAAGGAAGCTACACCCTTGAGGTCAGTCAGCTTGCCCAAAGTCAGACACTGGTGTCGCAGAGCTACACAAGCGCCGACGATCTGGTCGGTGAAGGCAGTTTGACGATCCGCTTCGGCGCAGTCGATGGAGCGAGTTTTACCGAAGACACTGCGCAGACTGCGCTCAACATCGCAGTGGATGCCTCGGACACGCTTGAAACTCTGGCCGCGAAAATTTCGGGTGAAAGCGGCGGAGATTTGAATGCCTATGTCGCTCAAGGAACCGGCGGTGCTCAGCTCGTAATCAAAGGGCGCGATGGAGCCGATAACGGTTTTGTGCTCGAGCCGACGAGTTCAGCAGCGTCCCCAACACAAACACCCGGTGATCTGAGCTATCTGGGGTGGACACCTGCAACGGATGCGGGCGAATTGCGGCAAACATCGCAGGACGCGATTTTCGAACTTGATACCGTTGCAATGCGCAGCGCCAGTAACTCCGTTACCGGTTTGCCAGAAGGTATGACACTGGAGCTGAGCGGGACCAATGTGGGCGCGCCCGCTAACATCGCATTCTCCAATGACAGTGCAGCAATCACCACTGTGATGGCTGATTTCGTCGCGGCGCTGAATGATTTGACTGGCCAGTTGAATGAGGTCGCCGCTGCTCAAGGCGGCGCTTTGGGCAATGATCCAGGTGCGCGCGAACTCAAGCGTGACCTTGCAAGACTGACCAGCGAAATTGTTATGCCAAGCGCGGCAGAAGGAGAGCCGAATACGCTTTCGGACCTGGGGCTTTCGTTGAGCCGAGATGGCACATTCCGGCTGGATACTGATCGCCTGAACGAAACGCTTGTTGCCAGCCCTGAAGGTGCGGCGGCGATGTTCACGAACGGACCTTTCGGTGTTTTCGCAACGATGGACAATCTTGCGCGGGCCAACACAGTAACAGGCGACCCGGGTTCTCTCGGTGGATCGGTATCGCGCTATGAGGACCAGATCGAACGCAATGACAGCCGGTTAGAGCGTATCGCCGAACAGCAAGATGGCTTGCGCGAAAGACTTACCCGCAATCTTGTTTCTGCCGAGCGTCAAATCTCTGCTTCGCAATCTACTTTGGGCTTCCTGCAGCAGCAGATCGAAATCTGGAACAGCTCGAACTAA
- a CDS encoding FliM/FliN family flagellar motor C-terminal domain-containing protein: MSMELSSEKAFADARPLARHCDELARRGPRPEERAEALSLWQREFPRALSRDLESLLAGGRPTVTLADAKAMKGEQVFARIGPVAANSLLRCGSDNRTVLFSMDWPTAVALTDRSFGGEGALGEEQPEQLPRSAALLLDQIATAIAKAIARASAGEASGHDGDEPQGEVIVRSESASRLKPFAADRDCQLFLLRIVARNDASWEAFIAVPDDTLGVLLAGSNSAPNQAAKLTPDQAALASPFSGIPIGLEAILAEFELSFTRLDDLAPGDHIPLTIARDVPLRLGDETVALGSLGSLEDRMAIRVTRFPSQEVSS, encoded by the coding sequence ATGAGCATGGAGTTATCAAGCGAGAAAGCCTTTGCGGATGCCCGCCCGCTGGCCCGTCATTGTGACGAGTTGGCGCGCCGTGGCCCCCGACCTGAAGAGCGCGCCGAGGCGTTATCACTATGGCAGCGCGAGTTTCCCCGTGCCTTGTCGCGAGACCTCGAAAGCCTTTTGGCTGGTGGGCGTCCAACAGTGACGCTTGCAGATGCTAAGGCAATGAAGGGAGAGCAGGTCTTTGCGCGCATCGGTCCCGTAGCGGCTAATAGCCTGCTGCGCTGCGGCTCTGACAATCGGACTGTCCTCTTTTCGATGGATTGGCCAACCGCTGTCGCTCTGACTGACCGATCGTTTGGCGGCGAAGGCGCTCTTGGCGAAGAACAGCCGGAACAATTGCCTCGCTCCGCCGCCTTGCTTCTCGATCAGATTGCGACAGCAATTGCCAAGGCCATTGCGCGGGCTAGCGCTGGTGAGGCAAGCGGGCATGACGGCGATGAACCCCAAGGCGAGGTGATCGTTCGGAGCGAGAGCGCTAGCAGGCTGAAGCCGTTTGCCGCCGACCGCGATTGCCAATTGTTCCTTTTACGGATTGTCGCAAGAAATGATGCGAGTTGGGAGGCGTTCATTGCCGTGCCCGACGACACGCTGGGCGTGTTGCTCGCCGGATCCAATTCTGCACCCAACCAGGCGGCAAAACTGACGCCAGATCAGGCCGCTCTCGCATCACCATTCTCCGGCATTCCGATAGGGCTGGAGGCCATTCTTGCCGAATTTGAGCTCTCATTCACACGCCTCGATGATCTTGCACCCGGCGATCACATTCCGCTCACCATTGCGCGCGATGTACCCTTGCGGCTTGGTGACGAGACTGTGGCGCTCGGCAGTTTGGGTTCTCTCGAAGACCGGATGGCGATCCGGGTCACCCGTTTCCCATCTCAAGAGGTGTCATCATGA
- a CDS encoding EscU/YscU/HrcU family type III secretion system export apparatus switch protein: MSEESTGEKTFEPTEKRKSDAAKKGDVLRSKEVSTAAAMAIGTLMLVMVGPWLFESVRRVAKSSFRFDHGDLQSFTPQAMFGSAAETILPPIFAIGLAVIVMTAGSQLLLGEGRFVPQQLKFKGSRINPLSGLKRMFGMQGLIELGKGILKLVLLGTIAWWWASANIPIVVGLGRGPLEGQLSFAWDAGLTLVGYLVVGLCIIGMVDYPLQRFQRSKRLKMSHKDMRDENKQSEGSPEVKMARRQRQRDLARGGVGAAMKDAQFVIVNPMHFSVALTYDPAIAPAPVVLAKGRGETAMAMREIAAEDGLPVLRYPALARSVYFTTRTNQMVREELYIAVATLVAFVLSLKRGETPELPTIDVPKDLRFDAEGRPQD, encoded by the coding sequence ATGAGCGAAGAAAGCACTGGCGAAAAAACCTTTGAGCCGACCGAGAAACGTAAATCCGATGCCGCCAAGAAAGGCGATGTCCTGCGATCAAAAGAGGTCAGCACGGCCGCTGCGATGGCTATTGGCACCCTGATGCTTGTGATGGTCGGTCCATGGTTGTTTGAAAGTGTTAGGCGCGTTGCGAAATCAAGCTTCCGGTTTGATCACGGCGATCTGCAAAGCTTCACGCCGCAGGCTATGTTTGGCTCTGCCGCAGAAACTATTCTGCCGCCGATATTTGCAATCGGATTGGCGGTGATCGTGATGACAGCGGGATCGCAATTGCTTCTGGGAGAAGGGCGTTTCGTTCCCCAGCAGCTGAAATTCAAAGGTTCCCGTATCAATCCCTTGTCCGGACTAAAACGGATGTTCGGCATGCAAGGCCTGATCGAACTGGGCAAAGGCATTCTGAAACTTGTGCTGCTTGGTACTATTGCGTGGTGGTGGGCGTCTGCAAACATCCCGATTGTGGTGGGGCTCGGGCGCGGCCCCTTGGAAGGACAATTGTCCTTCGCATGGGATGCCGGGCTGACGCTGGTCGGTTATCTTGTCGTCGGGCTCTGCATTATCGGCATGGTTGATTACCCATTGCAGCGGTTCCAGCGCTCCAAACGGCTCAAGATGAGCCATAAAGATATGCGCGACGAGAATAAGCAATCCGAAGGCTCACCAGAGGTAAAGATGGCCCGCCGCCAGCGTCAGCGTGATCTCGCGCGGGGCGGGGTCGGAGCGGCGATGAAAGACGCGCAATTTGTTATTGTGAACCCGATGCATTTCTCTGTCGCGCTGACATATGATCCAGCCATTGCTCCCGCACCTGTGGTATTGGCAAAGGGCAGGGGCGAAACGGCGATGGCGATGCGCGAGATTGCCGCTGAAGATGGGCTTCCCGTCTTACGCTATCCCGCGCTTGCCCGCTCGGTGTACTTCACAACCCGTACCAATCAGATGGTTCGTGAGGAGCTTTACATCGCGGTCGCCACTCTGGTGGCTTTCGTTCTCTCGCTCAAACGCGGGGAGACGCCAGAACTGCCCACCATCGATGTGCCGAAGGATCTGCGTTTCGATGCTGAAGGACGCCCGCAGGATTGA
- a CDS encoding alpha/beta hydrolase, whose product MTPTQKTLEVNDISLAYFEWNGGADAQKPPMVFAHATGFHARVWDTIIAHFPDRHIFSLDMRGHGRSTGGPIEHWQQLSGDVCAFLDARGITGAVGIGHSMGAHTLLQSAADRPNAFSNLVLFDPVILAPEFYTDGTPWFTPDSPHPASRRKRDFDSVEAMIERFGSRDPYDIFDRRVFEDYCRFGLLPKAGGDGFELACPPEVEASVYASSRSNAGIHKTAAALDIPATIIRAKQTKTMDFKGSPTWPELASTMPKGRDMPRPDMTHFHPFEDPADAARIIADAMRP is encoded by the coding sequence GGGCTGATGCTCAAAAACCCCCGATGGTGTTCGCGCATGCGACTGGCTTCCACGCCCGTGTATGGGACACGATCATCGCGCACTTCCCGGATCGCCATATCTTCTCATTGGACATGCGCGGTCACGGGCGATCAACCGGCGGTCCAATAGAACATTGGCAGCAGCTTTCCGGTGATGTCTGCGCCTTTCTGGATGCGCGAGGGATCACTGGAGCGGTCGGTATTGGTCACTCAATGGGCGCACACACTCTGCTTCAATCCGCAGCAGACAGGCCGAATGCATTCAGCAATCTCGTGCTGTTCGATCCGGTGATCCTCGCGCCAGAATTCTACACCGATGGTACGCCTTGGTTTACTCCCGACAGCCCTCATCCAGCCAGCAGGCGCAAGCGCGATTTTGACAGCGTTGAGGCTATGATCGAACGGTTCGGATCGCGTGACCCGTATGACATTTTCGACCGCCGAGTGTTCGAGGATTACTGCCGCTTCGGTCTTCTTCCGAAAGCCGGTGGCGACGGCTTTGAGCTCGCGTGCCCGCCCGAAGTGGAAGCGAGTGTTTATGCTTCCAGCCGAAGCAATGCAGGCATCCACAAAACTGCTGCGGCACTGGACATTCCGGCCACCATCATTCGTGCCAAGCAGACCAAGACGATGGACTTCAAAGGCTCCCCGACATGGCCAGAACTCGCATCGACCATGCCGAAAGGGCGGGACATGCCGCGCCCCGACATGACCCATTTCCATCCCTTTGAAGACCCCGCAGACGCGGCGCGGATTATTGCCGATGCTATGCGGCCCTAG
- a CDS encoding flagellar basal body-associated FliL family protein, with product MAKDKKEKAEEPEKAKGGMMKIVLIALVMLGVGAGGAYGAFAAGFIGGDAETGPDVPQMVRKGESDPYALPESSKGKDGGETVYGDGGSEFRTVYYGFDDGFTSNLADSPGLIQVELAVSTRRDGRVLQWVQNHELAIRSAILAQLAATPEADVYSVEGKQKLADRLTAAINDVLEENEGFGGIEAVHFKGFLVQ from the coding sequence ATGGCGAAAGATAAGAAAGAAAAGGCCGAAGAGCCCGAAAAGGCCAAGGGTGGGATGATGAAAATCGTCCTTATCGCATTGGTCATGCTCGGGGTCGGTGCAGGCGGTGCGTACGGAGCATTCGCCGCCGGGTTTATCGGGGGCGATGCGGAAACCGGTCCCGACGTTCCGCAAATGGTGCGAAAGGGTGAAAGCGATCCCTATGCTTTGCCTGAAAGCAGCAAAGGCAAAGATGGCGGGGAAACCGTCTATGGCGATGGCGGCAGCGAATTCCGCACGGTCTATTACGGATTTGACGATGGCTTCACTTCAAATCTCGCCGATTCACCAGGACTGATTCAAGTCGAGCTGGCTGTTTCGACCCGCCGTGATGGTCGTGTGTTGCAATGGGTTCAAAACCACGAACTCGCCATCCGTTCGGCAATTCTCGCGCAACTCGCCGCAACGCCGGAGGCAGATGTCTACTCGGTTGAGGGTAAGCAAAAATTGGCTGACCGCCTGACCGCCGCCATCAATGATGTGCTCGAAGAGAATGAGGGTTTCGGCGGGATCGAAGCCGTTCATTTCAAAGGGTTTCTGGTCCAATGA
- the fliP gene encoding flagellar type III secretion system pore protein FliP (The bacterial flagellar biogenesis protein FliP forms a type III secretion system (T3SS)-type pore required for flagellar assembly.) — protein MQTRFAVQAIAVIAALVCAIQPEAAFAAAPASDTSGIGSAMERALGSDGAGEGSPLSTSLQLLVVMSLLTILPALVLMMTSFLRILVVLSILRQAIGLQGSPPTQVLVGLSLFLSLFVMAPTLDAVNSLAIEPYAAGSLSADAAIASAGEAFHEFMIRQTREANLMMFADIAGVGAFSDPSEVPFSILLPAFVTSELETAFQIGFMLFLPFLVIDLVVASVLMSLGMMMLSPTIVSLPFKLLLFVLVDGWALLMGSLAMSFG, from the coding sequence ATGCAAACCCGCTTCGCAGTTCAGGCGATCGCCGTGATCGCAGCGCTCGTTTGCGCCATTCAGCCAGAGGCCGCCTTTGCTGCTGCCCCGGCGTCCGATACTTCTGGAATCGGAAGCGCGATGGAACGCGCATTGGGCAGTGACGGTGCCGGTGAGGGCAGTCCGCTAAGCACATCGCTGCAATTGCTGGTGGTGATGAGCTTGCTCACCATCCTGCCCGCTCTCGTGCTGATGATGACAAGCTTTCTGCGTATTCTGGTGGTGCTTTCAATCCTACGTCAGGCGATTGGCCTGCAGGGATCGCCGCCGACACAGGTGCTGGTGGGACTGTCGCTGTTTCTCTCTCTGTTCGTGATGGCGCCGACGCTCGACGCAGTGAACAGTCTTGCGATTGAACCCTATGCCGCTGGCTCATTGAGCGCGGATGCCGCGATTGCCAGTGCGGGTGAGGCTTTCCACGAATTCATGATCCGGCAGACGCGTGAGGCGAACCTGATGATGTTTGCGGACATTGCGGGTGTTGGGGCCTTTTCAGACCCTTCTGAAGTGCCGTTTTCAATCCTGCTTCCCGCATTCGTCACCAGCGAGTTGGAGACTGCATTTCAGATTGGATTCATGCTGTTCCTACCGTTTCTGGTGATCGATTTGGTGGTGGCGAGCGTCTTGATGAGCCTCGGCATGATGATGCTCTCGCCAACCATTGTGTCGCTGCCGTTCAAGCTGTTGCTGTTCGTTCTAGTCGATGGTTGGGCGCTGCTGATGGGTAGCCTCGCCATGAGCTTTGGGTGA
- a CDS encoding flagellar biosynthetic protein FliR yields the protein MNVLDFGFGSIEGQLWQILFLSIRCGAALIAAPMIGGMSVPFQLRALLALAFAVFISIWIPLPDLPDMMSFAAILAVLQEVIIGTALGFLLQIAFAIPLIAAEQIAGTMGLAIATSIDPNSGAQSGALGTYFGLILTLLFYAIGGHLLWFELLIESYRMVPAGSFAMGDMQARDVVLFMGYGFATAAAIALPVVLVLLLVQIVTGVISRSAPALNLFALGLPAGVLAGLTALIVVMPIVVEQFIALLHATLDQSAGLIAAAERAG from the coding sequence GTGAATGTTCTCGATTTCGGTTTCGGGTCCATCGAAGGGCAATTGTGGCAGATCTTGTTTCTGTCGATCCGCTGCGGCGCGGCGCTGATTGCGGCGCCGATGATTGGCGGGATGTCTGTCCCGTTTCAGCTTCGCGCGCTGTTGGCACTAGCATTTGCCGTTTTTATTTCGATCTGGATTCCGCTGCCCGACCTTCCCGATATGATGAGCTTCGCGGCAATTCTGGCGGTTCTGCAGGAGGTGATCATCGGCACTGCTTTGGGTTTTTTACTGCAAATTGCCTTTGCTATTCCGCTCATCGCCGCTGAACAGATCGCGGGCACTATGGGGCTCGCAATCGCGACATCGATCGATCCAAACAGCGGCGCGCAATCGGGCGCGCTCGGCACGTATTTCGGTCTGATCCTGACGCTGCTTTTCTACGCAATTGGCGGACATTTGCTGTGGTTTGAATTGCTCATCGAAAGCTATCGGATGGTCCCTGCAGGCTCGTTTGCCATGGGCGACATGCAAGCCCGCGATGTTGTGCTGTTTATGGGTTATGGCTTTGCGACCGCCGCAGCGATTGCGCTGCCTGTGGTGCTGGTATTGCTGCTGGTCCAGATTGTCACAGGAGTGATCTCTAGGTCTGCGCCGGCGCTTAATCTGTTTGCACTTGGCTTGCCCGCTGGTGTGCTGGCGGGACTTACGGCTCTGATTGTGGTCATGCCGATTGTCGTCGAACAATTCATCGCTTTGCTGCACGCGACATTGGATCAGTCCGCTGGTTTGATCGCCGCCGCGGAGCGCGCGGGATGA
- a CDS encoding FliI/YscN family ATPase: MQLELARMRSLNVSNAPVLTGKVVACDGGLVEVAGLPLPIGSLGAIENDDGEASLAEVIGFRSGHSLMMLLGDTVLLRPNAPVRAMGNPGAVRLGEALLGRAVDGLGKPIDGGPALALDQSWPLAGHRESALERAPVRVPFDCGVRAINALATMGVGQRLGVIAGSGVGKSVLIDTMAGHAEADIIVVALIGERAREVSDFVNRHMQGARRGRMVVVAVPADHAPNLRLRAAQYASAIAEYFRARGKKTMLILDSLTRVAHAARELALLLGEPGAARGYPPSALAAITKLVERAGNSASTGGSVTGLYTVLADGDDARDPVVDTARAILDGHILLSRELAQRGHYPAIDVPASLSRVMDDLVDPSIVKAAQQVRSLISTREENRDLVLMGAYRAGSDRVLDVALEHTPTIDAFLTQARGEAVNLPDSLVQLGEISEQVSAHA; encoded by the coding sequence ATGCAGCTCGAACTCGCTCGAATGCGCAGTCTCAATGTTTCTAATGCTCCGGTGCTTACGGGTAAGGTCGTCGCCTGCGACGGGGGTCTTGTCGAAGTCGCCGGATTGCCGCTGCCGATTGGTTCGCTGGGAGCGATAGAAAATGACGATGGCGAAGCCTCTCTTGCCGAAGTGATCGGGTTTCGCAGCGGGCATTCATTGATGATGCTTTTGGGCGATACGGTTTTACTCCGTCCGAATGCCCCCGTCAGAGCGATGGGCAATCCCGGGGCCGTGCGGCTTGGCGAGGCCCTGTTGGGCCGCGCGGTCGACGGTTTGGGCAAGCCGATTGATGGTGGCCCTGCGCTGGCACTTGATCAGAGCTGGCCACTCGCTGGACACCGTGAGAGCGCATTGGAACGCGCGCCCGTTCGGGTGCCATTCGATTGCGGCGTGCGCGCGATCAATGCCCTGGCGACGATGGGTGTGGGACAGCGGCTTGGCGTGATCGCAGGGTCCGGTGTCGGCAAATCGGTGCTTATCGATACTATGGCTGGTCATGCAGAGGCCGACATTATCGTCGTCGCTCTTATTGGTGAGCGCGCGCGCGAAGTCTCTGATTTCGTCAACCGCCATATGCAGGGCGCCAGGCGCGGGCGGATGGTTGTGGTCGCAGTCCCGGCTGACCATGCGCCAAATCTGCGGCTGCGCGCGGCGCAATATGCCAGCGCCATTGCCGAATACTTTCGCGCCCGAGGCAAGAAGACAATGCTCATTCTGGATAGTCTTACACGCGTGGCACATGCCGCGCGCGAATTGGCGCTGTTGCTCGGAGAGCCCGGTGCTGCCCGCGGGTATCCTCCGTCTGCTTTGGCAGCCATTACCAAGCTGGTCGAAAGGGCAGGGAATTCTGCGAGCACCGGCGGATCGGTCACGGGTCTTTATACCGTTCTGGCCGATGGTGATGATGCCCGTGACCCTGTAGTTGATACAGCGCGAGCGATTTTGGACGGGCACATTTTGCTCTCCCGGGAGCTCGCTCAGCGTGGCCATTATCCTGCTATCGATGTCCCCGCATCGCTTAGCCGCGTGATGGATGATTTGGTCGACCCATCTATCGTCAAAGCGGCGCAGCAAGTGCGCTCATTAATTTCCACCCGCGAGGAGAACCGCGATCTGGTGCTGATGGGTGCTTATCGCGCAGGCTCCGACCGCGTTTTGGACGTCGCGCTTGAGCACACGCCAACAATTGACGCGTTTCTGACGCAGGCGCGCGGCGAGGCGGTGAACCTACCGGATAGCTTGGTGCAGCTTGGTGAAATTTCTGAGCAGGTTTCCGCTCATGCGTGA
- a CDS encoding flagellar biogenesis protein: MMVEYVLRLALLLPLLGLLIWGSLRLTRYLQTRLNTAQGGNQSVQLIQTNLIAPGLKLAVVRFHDREILIGCSRQGLVRLGEADANRLAGAE; this comes from the coding sequence ATGATGGTCGAATATGTCTTGAGACTCGCGCTGCTGCTGCCACTGCTCGGTCTGTTGATCTGGGGAAGCCTGCGGCTGACGCGCTACCTTCAAACCCGGCTGAACACGGCGCAGGGCGGCAATCAGTCAGTGCAGCTTATTCAGACCAATCTGATCGCTCCGGGGCTTAAACTGGCCGTCGTCCGGTTTCATGATCGCGAAATACTGATCGGTTGTTCGCGGCAAGGCCTTGTACGCCTTGGCGAGGCTGACGCGAACCGTTTGGCCGGAGCGGAATAA
- a CDS encoding FliH/SctL family protein, protein MASSSDWISLLTDTPVQDANGAPDWIAAMGSRGGFQEGAIFGLGLSQTKPNSSAGEDLRQSVDEADALQQTFLDGEAAGRAAAQAEFDVTAGQQRDLRLAFRSLDQAAMDAFAQALSETVLSLCGQVLDASVLNADGLMERVKGAAKALGMAAEHCSLHLNPLDIEMLGKSAPQGWAIMPDANIPRGSLRLVSGDGEVHDGPDQWRRAIAEALQG, encoded by the coding sequence ATGGCGAGTTCGTCTGATTGGATCAGCCTGTTGACCGATACGCCGGTGCAGGATGCGAATGGCGCACCGGATTGGATCGCGGCGATGGGCAGTCGCGGTGGTTTCCAGGAAGGGGCAATATTCGGCCTGGGCCTATCTCAGACAAAGCCCAATTCTAGTGCTGGAGAAGACTTGCGCCAATCCGTTGATGAGGCGGACGCCTTGCAGCAGACTTTTCTTGATGGCGAAGCCGCAGGCCGGGCCGCCGCACAAGCGGAGTTTGACGTTACTGCCGGTCAGCAGCGCGATCTACGGCTGGCGTTTCGTTCGCTTGATCAAGCGGCGATGGACGCATTTGCGCAAGCCCTATCCGAGACGGTCTTGTCACTGTGCGGGCAGGTTCTGGATGCCAGTGTGCTCAATGCAGATGGCTTGATGGAGCGAGTGAAGGGGGCCGCAAAGGCGCTGGGAATGGCGGCAGAGCATTGCTCGCTGCATCTCAACCCCCTTGATATCGAAATGCTCGGCAAATCCGCACCGCAGGGCTGGGCGATCATGCCGGATGCAAACATACCGCGCGGGTCGCTTCGACTGGTAAGCGGCGACGGCGAGGTGCACGACGGACCGGATCAATGGCGCCGCGCAATCGCGGAGGCGCTGCAGGGATGA
- a CDS encoding FliM/FliN family flagellar motor switch protein, producing MTAIPSALHRFGNVTVRLSVELGRAELPLKEVLSLSEGSVVSLNRLTDELLDVTANGRVIAQGEVIAQDGRFALRIVSLVGDDVPGPTTPDAASLPADASVGAVQS from the coding sequence ATGACCGCCATCCCATCTGCGCTCCATCGTTTTGGTAATGTCACTGTCCGACTTTCTGTCGAGCTTGGCAGGGCTGAACTTCCCCTCAAGGAAGTGCTTTCCTTAAGCGAAGGCAGCGTTGTTTCGCTCAACCGATTGACGGATGAATTGTTGGATGTGACCGCAAATGGCCGGGTCATCGCGCAAGGCGAAGTGATCGCACAAGATGGTCGCTTTGCTCTGCGGATAGTCAGCCTAGTCGGGGATGATGTGCCCGGTCCAACAACGCCAGATGCCGCTTCGTTACCGGCTGATGCTTCTGTTGGAGCGGTGCAATCATGA
- a CDS encoding flagellar biosynthetic protein FliQ, protein MQEDAQLLALADQTLWVTALIAGPVLIAALVIGLIVGIIQAATSVNEQTLTFVPKLGIVALVFVVLGGTMMALLGDFLREIFAQIALVSA, encoded by the coding sequence ATGCAGGAAGACGCACAGCTTCTGGCTCTCGCTGATCAGACCCTTTGGGTGACAGCCTTGATCGCTGGCCCTGTTTTGATCGCGGCGCTTGTTATCGGCCTCATCGTGGGGATCATTCAGGCGGCAACATCTGTGAACGAGCAGACCCTTACCTTTGTCCCGAAACTTGGGATCGTGGCGCTTGTCTTCGTGGTTTTGGGCGGAACAATGATGGCGCTGCTGGGCGATTTCCTGCGTGAGATTTTTGCGCAGATCGCTTTGGTCTCCGCGTGA